One window from the genome of Nitrosospira multiformis encodes:
- a CDS encoding LodA/GoxA family CTQ-dependent oxidase, producing the protein MKTIYRIYPAIGVARIGNSETGYFLGPESPGIVPEGPYRDDSSPGKIKPQGVRFRIYKFTRDEFGKESLNNEVMLDKKTKITWSVHLANSKAAGGNFPPGGPSSSPRNAGYDRAGLVVDASLQSVSGKNKTALALSGEIHFIRNGNVEGSEKVELGRLLTDEKGRLIVVGGPGKSGSPTGRGLDSFANNDGWYDGVSDGPVSAVVEVDGEIPVTAEGGAWVVVAPPSYAPGIENVTTWYDQALNVAARNFSPRLIKNVPSFTRDIYPILKRTVMLHWVVEQENRHHGTAGNFLNVARLSKLADKSENGKSARESVFRWLMKPNTRVDPNTPPPQLPPAMPKVNSGLDPDNPEQGEYTALTEYQYTMMEKWSQGNFEADWTAEPVPVPFDELPLKLRPDALTRASLEGCIGAPFFPGIEVTYVIAQAATYEGSFRIKHTLPPGFLTERMALPWQADFLACGELWWPAQRPVDVVTASGRIQPFSRGIQDYGDMVRWWTELGFVVKKGEKFVEDERNPIDGQS; encoded by the coding sequence ATGAAAACGATTTACCGGATCTACCCGGCGATAGGAGTCGCGCGGATAGGAAACAGTGAGACCGGCTATTTCCTGGGCCCGGAATCTCCAGGCATCGTACCGGAGGGACCTTATCGTGACGATTCATCACCGGGGAAAATAAAACCGCAAGGTGTCCGGTTCCGAATCTATAAATTCACCCGCGATGAATTTGGGAAGGAATCGCTCAACAACGAAGTTATGCTGGATAAGAAGACAAAAATCACCTGGAGCGTTCATCTTGCCAATAGTAAAGCGGCGGGAGGAAATTTCCCCCCAGGGGGTCCGTCTTCTTCCCCAAGAAATGCTGGTTACGACCGCGCCGGATTAGTCGTGGATGCTTCGTTGCAATCGGTATCCGGGAAAAATAAAACTGCTTTGGCGCTAAGTGGAGAAATTCACTTCATCAGAAACGGAAATGTCGAAGGTAGTGAAAAGGTTGAGCTTGGACGGCTCCTGACCGATGAAAAAGGTCGGCTCATCGTTGTTGGCGGCCCAGGCAAATCAGGCTCTCCGACCGGCCGGGGCCTGGATAGTTTTGCGAACAATGATGGCTGGTATGATGGCGTTTCCGATGGTCCTGTAAGCGCTGTGGTGGAAGTCGATGGTGAAATACCCGTCACGGCGGAAGGGGGTGCATGGGTTGTGGTTGCTCCCCCGTCGTATGCCCCGGGCATCGAAAACGTCACAACCTGGTATGACCAGGCGCTAAATGTCGCCGCGAGGAATTTCTCACCGCGCCTCATAAAAAATGTGCCCTCATTTACACGGGATATCTATCCCATCCTGAAACGAACAGTAATGCTGCATTGGGTAGTCGAGCAGGAAAATCGTCATCATGGCACTGCTGGTAATTTTCTGAACGTTGCGCGATTGAGTAAGTTGGCGGACAAGAGTGAAAACGGAAAGTCCGCACGCGAATCGGTCTTCAGGTGGTTGATGAAACCGAATACGCGTGTCGATCCCAATACACCACCGCCACAACTTCCGCCGGCCATGCCAAAAGTGAATAGTGGTCTCGATCCGGACAACCCCGAGCAGGGCGAGTACACGGCACTGACGGAGTATCAGTACACCATGATGGAAAAATGGTCGCAGGGCAATTTCGAAGCCGACTGGACGGCAGAGCCGGTACCCGTTCCGTTCGATGAATTGCCGCTGAAACTAAGACCCGATGCCCTGACGCGAGCATCATTGGAAGGTTGCATTGGCGCGCCATTCTTTCCCGGTATCGAGGTGACCTACGTTATCGCGCAGGCTGCGACCTACGAAGGATCATTTCGAATCAAACACACCCTCCCTCCCGGGTTTCTGACCGAACGCATGGCATTGCCCTGGCAGGCCGACTTTCTGGCTTGCGGTGAGCTATGGTGGCCCGCTCAGCGCCCGGTCGATGTCGTTACCGCATCGGGGCGGATTCAGCCATTCTCGCGAGGCATACAAGACTACGGGGATATGGTCCGGTGGTGGACGGAACTTGGCTTTGTTGTAAAGAAAGGCGAAAAATTTGTTGAGGATGAGCGTAATCCCATAGATGGCCAGTCTTAG
- a CDS encoding dienelactone hydrolase family protein: MPARSMHDAHETTALRIPAGGVLLSADLTVPAGAEAIIAFAHGSGSSRHSTRNRYVAETLNGYGFATLLADLLTEEEEIIDLRTRHLRFDIPMLAGRLVDIAAWLQDQAKMKQLKIGWFGASTGAGAALIAAARCPENIMAVVSRGGRPDLAGDYLRDVTAPVLLIVGENDPQVLDLNKWALAQLNAQSKLEIVPNATHLFEESGTLEAAAFLAAQWFRDHLK, encoded by the coding sequence ATGCCCGCCCGTTCGATGCATGATGCTCACGAGACTACGGCTCTACGCATACCGGCGGGTGGTGTGCTGTTGAGTGCGGATTTAACTGTACCTGCGGGCGCGGAGGCCATTATTGCCTTCGCTCATGGGAGCGGCAGTAGCCGGCACAGCACCCGAAACCGTTATGTCGCGGAAACGCTGAACGGATATGGATTTGCCACGCTTCTCGCCGATCTTCTGACGGAAGAAGAGGAGATCATCGATTTGCGGACACGTCATCTGCGCTTCGATATTCCAATGCTGGCGGGCAGGCTGGTTGATATCGCGGCATGGTTGCAAGATCAAGCGAAGATGAAACAGTTGAAAATCGGCTGGTTTGGGGCCAGTACCGGGGCTGGCGCTGCGCTGATTGCCGCGGCGCGGTGTCCGGAAAATATCATGGCTGTCGTTTCACGTGGCGGCAGGCCGGATCTGGCCGGGGATTATCTGCGGGACGTTACGGCGCCTGTATTGCTGATCGTGGGAGAAAACGATCCTCAGGTTCTGGATCTCAATAAATGGGCACTTGCGCAGCTCAATGCCCAGTCAAAACTGGAAATTGTGCCCAATGCAACGCATCTGTTTGAAGAGTCCGGCACGCTTGAAGCCGCCGCGTTTCTGGCGGCCCAATGGTTCCGCGATCACTTGAAATAG
- a CDS encoding phosphoribosyltransferase, protein MVPRSLEIAGGINRVVATFYRFANRTEAGKRLADALSGYTGRSDILILALPRGGVPVAYEVAKALSATMDLWLVRKLGVPGHEELALGALAGKSIRIFNQDIIDLLNIDETVIDGIVAREQAELERRNTLYRQGKSPPGIEGKTIIIIDDGLATGATMRVAIASLRQAGAARIIVAVPVGAASTCGKIGKEADEFICLHAPEPFYGVGQWYSDFSQTSDEDVLALLNDVTTSLG, encoded by the coding sequence ATGGTTCCGCGATCACTTGAAATAGCCGGGGGGATCAATCGGGTGGTGGCTACCTTTTACCGTTTTGCAAACAGAACAGAAGCTGGGAAGCGGCTTGCGGATGCACTATCCGGTTATACCGGTAGAAGCGATATCCTCATTCTGGCGCTGCCGCGGGGGGGTGTTCCTGTTGCTTATGAAGTGGCGAAAGCCCTGTCTGCGACGATGGATCTGTGGCTTGTCCGCAAGCTTGGTGTGCCGGGACACGAAGAATTGGCGCTAGGTGCGCTGGCAGGGAAGAGTATCCGTATTTTCAATCAAGATATTATTGATCTTCTCAATATTGACGAGACGGTTATCGATGGCATCGTAGCCAGGGAACAGGCCGAGTTGGAAAGACGCAACACGCTCTACCGGCAGGGTAAATCGCCGCCAGGTATAGAAGGGAAAACAATCATTATTATCGATGACGGTCTGGCTACCGGTGCGACCATGCGTGTTGCGATTGCATCCCTCCGTCAGGCGGGCGCGGCACGGATCATCGTGGCTGTTCCGGTTGGTGCGGCATCCACCTGCGGCAAAATCGGTAAAGAAGCGGATGAGTTTATATGCCTGCACGCGCCGGAGCCTTTTTACGGCGTCGGACAATGGTATAGCGATTTTTCCCAGACCTCGGATGAGGACGTGCTGGCGCTTCTAAACGATGTCACAACAAGCCTTGGGTGA
- a CDS encoding M48 family metallopeptidase — protein sequence MSILRLLAAISISLWLAVLSGCATTTTGGAVGANRSQLMLISSEQLEQTAAQGYTKMKADATEKGALNQDSKLLQRVQAIARRIEPQTGVFRRDAPGWKWEVNIIDSNELNAFCMPGGKIMFYSGLINRLKLTDEEIAVVMGHEIAHALREHSREQVSQAIAAQAAMGVGSALLGLGQNAAQLANVGYEALIATHFSRTDEAEADRIGLELSARAGYNPRAGITLWQKMMSASDGSKPPEFLSSHPADSTRVQQIESLLPIVTPLYQAARR from the coding sequence ATGTCCATTCTTCGACTTCTTGCAGCCATATCAATCAGTCTATGGTTAGCGGTGCTCAGCGGATGCGCAACCACCACCACAGGTGGGGCGGTTGGGGCCAACCGCTCTCAGCTCATGCTTATTTCCTCGGAGCAATTGGAGCAGACAGCGGCGCAGGGTTATACCAAGATGAAAGCGGACGCAACAGAAAAAGGCGCGCTAAACCAGGATAGCAAGCTGCTGCAGCGAGTGCAGGCCATAGCCCGCCGGATCGAACCGCAAACCGGCGTATTCCGCCGGGATGCGCCCGGCTGGAAGTGGGAAGTCAATATTATTGATAGCAATGAGCTCAATGCCTTCTGCATGCCCGGCGGCAAAATCATGTTTTATTCGGGACTGATTAATCGCCTGAAGCTGACCGATGAGGAGATTGCGGTCGTAATGGGGCATGAAATCGCCCATGCCTTACGCGAACACTCACGTGAACAGGTCTCCCAGGCGATTGCCGCACAGGCCGCCATGGGCGTTGGATCGGCATTGCTTGGCCTCGGTCAGAATGCGGCGCAACTCGCCAATGTTGGTTATGAAGCGCTGATAGCCACCCATTTTAGCCGTACTGACGAGGCGGAGGCCGATCGTATCGGTCTGGAGCTGAGCGCCCGTGCGGGTTACAATCCACGCGCCGGGATAACCCTGTGGCAAAAGATGATGAGCGCTAGCGACGGCTCGAAGCCACCCGAATTTCTGAGCAGCCATCCAGCCGACTCAACCCGGGTTCAGCAGATCGAATCATTGCTGCCAATCGTTACGCCTCTCTACCAGGCTGCACGCCGCTGA
- a CDS encoding PEP-CTERM sorting domain-containing protein (PEP-CTERM proteins occur, often in large numbers, in the proteomes of bacteria that also encode an exosortase, a predicted intramembrane cysteine proteinase. The presence of a PEP-CTERM domain at a protein's C-terminus predicts cleavage within the sorting domain, followed by covalent anchoring to some some component of the (usually Gram-negative) cell surface. Many PEP-CTERM proteins exhibit an unusual sequence composition that includes large numbers of potential glycosylation sites. Expression of one such protein has been shown restore the ability of a bacterium to form floc, a type of biofilm.) has product MNKNFLSFCLAAVLGISSAMLHALPFADSVISFNGGAGFGIDDGIIDGEGIDDLQAVTAAIKALDGTIVALGGATGTPGTITMRFSSGEVLDGAGPDLRFYDTFSFLDGFSLDISANGSSFIHAFSLAGDLLNFSCSLAFPCITNVDISGTGLSEISYLRITAAGNSGQGFPEAYTLDAVEALNFRSSAVVPEPGILALIGLAATALVVIRRRKY; this is encoded by the coding sequence TTGCCGCGGTGCTGGGCATATCCTCCGCCATGCTCCATGCCCTCCCCTTTGCCGACTCCGTGATCAGTTTCAATGGGGGCGCCGGTTTCGGGATTGACGATGGAATTATCGACGGAGAGGGTATTGATGACCTGCAGGCGGTAACGGCTGCGATAAAGGCATTGGACGGAACAATAGTTGCCCTGGGCGGCGCCACGGGGACTCCAGGTACTATCACCATGCGTTTCAGCAGTGGCGAGGTGCTTGACGGAGCCGGCCCGGATCTCCGGTTTTACGATACTTTCAGCTTTCTGGACGGATTCAGTCTGGATATCAGCGCTAATGGGTCCAGCTTCATTCACGCGTTTTCCCTCGCCGGAGATCTGTTGAATTTCTCGTGCTCTCTCGCATTCCCGTGCATTACGAATGTGGACATATCCGGTACGGGACTCAGCGAGATCAGCTATCTCAGGATAACCGCGGCAGGCAATAGCGGGCAAGGTTTTCCCGAAGCCTATACACTCGATGCCGTGGAAGCACTTAATTTCCGTTCCTCCGCCGTCGTTCCCGAACCGGGAATACTTGCTTTGATTGGCCTGGCTGCCACCGCACTCGTAGTTATACGCCGCCGGAAGTATTGA